A single genomic interval of Opisthocomus hoazin isolate bOpiHoa1 chromosome 33, bOpiHoa1.hap1, whole genome shotgun sequence harbors:
- the LOC142365220 gene encoding protein maelstrom homolog, with protein sequence MYWDELGDSSQLRLRSASHWWSSGGRKMKAPPLHHSVRWLTPVSAQAQPSPGSCPCGQLLSKEEKMGYAEKARKWNEKKRSEKMVQETSNVAQPVPACLTTKMPGVTSLPKASAVSWENDQAVVSDIFYFLDIYSHGKLPSSCEQRFLPCEIGCVKYSLKDGVIADLHHFIDAEAPPLGFRYRCQTASDATHKIPLSGFGLSRTSYAVVLRELLEFVQPARGVSPHIYCRSGDRFRIKWCLNRMASVTGTESHLELLAAEDLVIELCRKKYQKEPSRSWVCGELDVFHWDFSCNTRCKWHEENEILCCALASCKKIAYCISKYLASAYGVSLTAAHLPLEDSDHGESRNSRMVLLDCGRFQKMKAEGARCDGHFASPGRDQEFVPSEWDSPGGVKTSLCGTSAMRGRGVPRWLNSAADLPKSFSH encoded by the exons ATGTACTGGGAtgaactgggag actcctcccagctccgcttgcgcagtgcctcccaCTGGTGGTCGTCGGGGGGTCGCAAGATGaaggctcctcctcttcatcacagtgtccgctggttgacccctgTTTCCGCGCAAGCTCAGCCCTCtcctggctcttgtccctgcggccag TTGCTGagtaaggaagaaaagatgggatATGCAGAGAAGGCTCGTAAGTGGAATGAAAAGAAACGCTCGGAGAAGATGGTGCAAGAG ACGTCTAATGTGGCTCAGCCGGTTCCTGCTTGTCtgaccaccaagatgcccggTGTCACTTCTCTTCCAAAGGCCTCTGCTGTGTCCTGGGAGAACGATCAGG ccgTGGTTTCAGACATCTTCTACTTCCTGGACATTTACAGCCATGGCAAGCTGCCATCCAGCTGTGAACAGCGCTTCCTTCCTTGTGAGATCGGGTGTGTGAAGTACTCCCTAAAGGACGGCGTAATAGCCGATTTGCATCATTTCATCGATGCAG aagcaCCACCACTTGGTTTTCGGTACCGCTGCCAGACTGCTA GTGATGCCACTCATAAGATCCCTCTGTCTGGATTTGGTCTTTCCCGTACTTCTTACGCCGTTGTCTTGCGGGAGCTTCTGGAGTTTGTCCAGCCAGCCAGGGGTGTTTCGCCTCACATCTACTGCAGG tcTGGTGACAGATTCCGAATTAAGTGGTGTCTCAATCGAATGGCTAGCGTAACAG GCACTGAGAGCCATctggagcttcttgctgcagaagacCTGGTAATAGAACTCTGCCGGAAGAAATACCAGAAGGAGCCATCCAGGAGTTGGGTGTGTGGAGAACTGGATGTCTTCCATTGGGATTTCTCCTGTAATACGAG GTGCAAGTGGCATGAAGAGAACGAGATACTCTGCTGCGCTTTGGCGTCCTGTAAGAAAATTGC TTACTGCATCAGTAAATATTTAGCCAGTGCATATGGAGTCTCGCTGACGGCAGCTCACCTACCTCTTGAAGACTCTGATCACGGTGAAAGCAGAAATAGCAGGATGGTGCTGCTGGATTGTGGACGTTTCCAG AAGATGAAGGCTGAGGGTGCGAGATGTGATGGACATTTCGCTTCTCCAGGTCGGGATCAAGAGTTCGTCCCTTCTGAGT